GCATACAGATTTGCAGGTATATATGGAATAGCTCTTGCAGGTTTAGGTATGCTCTCAACTTTGGGAATGTCTCTATCAGTTGATGCGTATGGTCCAATTGCAGACAATGCAGGTGGAATTGCGGAGATGAGCCATCAAGATCCAAAGGTAAGGGAAATTACAGACTCTCTTGATGCCTTTGGAAACACAACAGCGGCTATGGGAAAGGGATTTGCCATTGGATCTGCTGTACTCACAGCACTGGCTCTGTTTGTTGCATATGCTCAAACTGCGAAACTTTCCATAATAAGTATTTTAAAGCCAAATGTTGTTGCAGCTATGTTTATAGGAGGCATGCTTCCCTATCTCTTCTCAAGTTATGCTCTCTCAGCTGTGGAAAAGGCAGCACATAAAATGGTAGAGGAGGTTAGAAGACAATTCAGAGAAATTCCAGGAATAATGGAGGGGAAAGCTGAACCAGAGTACGAGAAATGTGTTGATATTTCCACACAGGGAGCATTAAAGGAAATGATTATACCCTCTCTCATAACCATAGCTTCTCCCTTTGTTATGGTATTTCTCTTTGGTAAAGATGGTTTAGGTGGGTTTCTTGCAGGAGCACTCGTCAGTGGAGCACTCCTTGCGATATTTATGGCAAACGCAGGTGGTGCGTGGGATAACGCAAAGAAACTTATAGAGAGAGGACTTTTTGGTGGAAAGGGCTCTCCTGCACATAAAGCAGCAGTGACAGGAGATACTGTAGGTGACCCATTTAAAGACACTGCTGGACCTTCCATAAATATACTCTTAAAGTTAATGAGTATCATATCATTAGTGTTTTTACCATTTTTCCTAAGATTTTTACATTAATTTGAAATTAACTGGAGGTATAAAAGAATGAAAGAAGAAGAACTTAAGAAGAAAACCATGAAGGAACTCTACAAGATCTCTCAGGATTTAAAGGTTAAGAATTACTCCCATTATAGAAAAAACGAATTGATAAAAAAGATTATAGAGAGAATGGAGGAGTTAGAGAGCAAAGGTGAGACAAAGGTAAAGGATACAGTTAAGGTGGAGGTCAAACCTGAAAGGAAAACTGATTATTTCCCATATATTCCAAAAGAGGAACAGTACATAGCAAAGGGAATACTTGAGATTCTCCCTGAGGGTTATGGATTCTTACGAACAAAGTATACACCTTCTTCCTCAGATATATATGTTGCTCCATCACAGATAAAGAGGTTTAATCTAAGGGTTGGTGATGAAATTGAAGGTTGGGTAAGGAAACCACCAGAAAGAGATAAATACCCAGCACTCCTAAAGATTATTTCTATAAACGGTCTCCTCCCAGAACAGGCAAGGAGAAGACCTGTATTTGAGAATTTAACACCAATATTTCCTAACGAGAGGATAAGGCTTGAAACACCCAATGGAGATTTAGCCATAAGACTTATTGAATTAATAGCACCACTTGGAAAGGGCCAAAGAGGATTGATTGTTTCTCCACCAAAAGCTGGAAAGACAACCCTCATGAAGAAAATAGCTCACTCCGTTGAGACAAATCACCCTGAGATAAAACTAATGGTGCTTCTTGTAGATGAAAGACCTGAGGAGGTAACAGACATGGAGAGATCTGTTAAAGGAGAGGTGATAGCATCAACATTTGATCTTCCACCAGAAAACCATGTGAGAGTTACAGAACTTGTACTTGAAAGAGCAAAAAGACTTGTTGAAATGGGTCATGATGTTATGATACTCCTTGACGGAATAACAAGACTAACGAGAGCATACAATCTAATAACCCAACCATCTGGAAGGACCCTATCTGGAGGACTTGATCCTGCTGCAATACGAGGACCGAAAAAGTTTCTTGGCGCTGCAAGAAACATAGAGGAAGGTGGGAGTCTCACAGTACTTGCAACTGCCCTTATAGAAACTGGAAGCAAGATGGATGAGGTAATCTATGAGGAATTTAAAGGAACAGGAAACATGGAGCTTGTTCTTGATAGAAGAATTGCTGAAAGAAGGGTCTTCCCAGCAATAGATGTAAAGAGGTCTGGAACAAGAAGAGAGGAACTTCTCTATGACCCAGAAGAGTATAAAAGAATATGGGTCTTAAGAAAGGTGCTTGCCAATGCAGATACATTTGAGGCACTTCAAAAACTTGCAGATATGCTTATAAAGACTAAGAGCAACAAAGAATTTCTAAACACAATTGTGCCAGAGGAGGAATCTTAATGAAAAAGGGGTGGATTGAAGTAATTACTGGATGTATGTTCTCGGGTAAGAGCGAAGAACTTATAAGAAGGGTGAGAAGGGCAAAAATAGCAAGACAGAAAGTTCAGGTCTTTAAGTCTTCCCTTGACACAAGGTACGATGAAGCAAAGGTTGTTTCTCACTCAGGAGCAAAGGTTGAAGCAATAAGTGTTGATCACCCAGAGGAAATAATTGCAAAGATAGATGATGATACGCAGGTTGTAGCAATCGATGAAGCACAGTTCTTTTCTGAAAAAATTGTAGATGTAATTGAGTTCTTAGCCGATAGAGGGATTAGAGTCATAGTGGCAGGTCTTGATCTTGATTTCAGGGGAGAACCATTTGGACCAATGCCAGCACTTCTTGCCAGAGCTGAAAAGGTTGATAAATTGACAGCCATATGCATGGTGTGTGGTGAAGAAGCAACAAGAACTCAGAGAATAATAGACGGAAAACCAGCATCCTATTATGATCCTGTTGTTATGATAGGAGCACAGGAGAAGTATGAGGCAAGATGCAGGAGACACCACATAGTGCCTGATAAACCTAATATTATACAGAGAGAAAGGAAATGATGGGGTAGAAGAGAGAATTAGAGAATGGCAAAGATTGATAGAAGAAAAAAACCTCAATGTATTATCCTACAAAGAGTTTATAGAAAAGGGAGAAGTTGTAAAAAATCCTTTATTCTTACCCTCTCTGTTTGAAACTCAATCTGTGAACTGGGAGGAAATAAAGAAAAAAATACATGGAGAAATCTACACAGAGTGTGAAAATCTGTTTTATTATCTTGTAAAGAGCATGGAAGTAAAGGATGAGACTCTTTTAATCTATAATTTAGATGTAGAAAATGATTATGTTCTAATAGAAAAGATTAATTTAAACAGCAAGGAGAGATCTCATAAAAAGAAAAAACTATTCACACCCTATGGAGTAAAGGAATTTCTTAAATTTAGGGGTTTCTATGTAAAGGAGATATGGGGAGACATCCCCTTTGGAAAGGTCACCTTTAACACAAAAACACTACTGTTAAGGATGGTGAAACATGGGTATTGAAGAGAAATTGAAAGAAATTGAAAGAAGATATCAGGAAATAGAAAAGAAGTTGTATGATGAAAAGATTTACAAAAATCCTGAACTTCTAAACAGATATGTAAAGGAGAGGGGGGAACTTTCAGAAATAGTGGAAACCTATAGAAGACTTAAAGAGGTTAGAAAAAATATAGCTGAAACAGAGACACTTTTAAAGGATGAAGAGATGAAAGAACTTGCAGAGGAAGAAATTGAGAAACTCAAGGAGGAGGAAGAGAAACTTCACAATAAATTACTCCTACTTCTTATTCCGGAAGACCCAAGAGACAAAAGAAACGCAATAATGGAGATAAGAGCAGCAGCGGGAGGAGAAGAAGCAGCTCTATTTGCAGCAGATCTTTTTAGAATGTACGCCTATTATGCAGAAAAGAGGGGATGGAAAAT
The window above is part of the Caldisericia bacterium genome. Proteins encoded here:
- the rho gene encoding transcription termination factor Rho, translated to MKEEELKKKTMKELYKISQDLKVKNYSHYRKNELIKKIIERMEELESKGETKVKDTVKVEVKPERKTDYFPYIPKEEQYIAKGILEILPEGYGFLRTKYTPSSSDIYVAPSQIKRFNLRVGDEIEGWVRKPPERDKYPALLKIISINGLLPEQARRRPVFENLTPIFPNERIRLETPNGDLAIRLIELIAPLGKGQRGLIVSPPKAGKTTLMKKIAHSVETNHPEIKLMVLLVDERPEEVTDMERSVKGEVIASTFDLPPENHVRVTELVLERAKRLVEMGHDVMILLDGITRLTRAYNLITQPSGRTLSGGLDPAAIRGPKKFLGAARNIEEGGSLTVLATALIETGSKMDEVIYEEFKGTGNMELVLDRRIAERRVFPAIDVKRSGTRREELLYDPEEYKRIWVLRKVLANADTFEALQKLADMLIKTKSNKEFLNTIVPEEES
- a CDS encoding thymidine kinase, which translates into the protein MKKGWIEVITGCMFSGKSEELIRRVRRAKIARQKVQVFKSSLDTRYDEAKVVSHSGAKVEAISVDHPEEIIAKIDDDTQVVAIDEAQFFSEKIVDVIEFLADRGIRVIVAGLDLDFRGEPFGPMPALLARAEKVDKLTAICMVCGEEATRTQRIIDGKPASYYDPVVMIGAQEKYEARCRRHHIVPDKPNIIQRERK